In the Wyeomyia smithii strain HCP4-BCI-WySm-NY-G18 chromosome 2, ASM2978416v1, whole genome shotgun sequence genome, one interval contains:
- the LOC129724316 gene encoding uncharacterized protein LOC129724316 — protein MLKLKKKLKNKLKLSKIECQPDDFSVLSHGFVPTAMPASKVIAFERSSSDSSDADNSSGNANFPEAPPGSPDEAIGSSQHSDQHSSPLSYNCCYSYNFNINYNFSPPPHGCNVTGARLSPPKWCDEEICEELCHFDSNSNLVSESSIEANRKSRTSRKVRPVSTEKSKRSTSSMSSKVVPVNPRLLKAGMNAPRCLSTSDLSTYKGSMFSESSQDYQNICSRLNSVKVTEILDRNGADLTDHDRRILHCMVLKRIKEIERLEESVLAKQCWEQEKLCRKTLLDEQERNYKKAIRQKRNIEQIEIRNRKQRLERLEQQQIEKIQNEITEKDIRSSSLLKTLEIQKGIKECEKKSRELKRMEEATINQEEKTLDKDIWRQSLVDHLEERVQRADELRQQVLEVYRRRLKIDNQLERKMHSHNLKQTLEQERYRLMQLKERIVVRESRFQRFKDSRKRIFDQLKSRAKTTAALRDMVKHSISPNTCPKTIAGSQRVFSVVQVK, from the coding sequence ATGTTGAAGTTGAAGAAAAAGcttaaaaataagctaaaattgtCCAAAATCGAGTGTCAACCGGATGACTTCAGCGTCCTTTCGCATGGTTTTGTTCCGACTGCGATGCCGGCTTCGAAGGTGATTGCTTTTGAACGGTCCAGCAGCGACAGTAGTGACGCTGACAACAGTAGCGGCAACGCTAACTTTCCGGAAGCGCCCCCTGGCAGCCCGGATGAAGCCATCGGTTCCAGCCAACACAGTGATCAGCATTCATCGCCCCTAAGTTATAACTGTTGCTACAGCTATAATTTTAACATAAATTACAACTTTTCACCTCCTCCTCATGGTTGCAATGTAACTGGGGCTAGGCTATCGCCACCAAAATGGTGCGACGAAGAAATATGTGAAGAACTGTGTCACTTCGATAGCAACAGCAATTTGGTGTCGGAGAGTTCGATTGAAGCGAACCGAAAAAGTCGAACAAGCAGGAAGGTACGACCGGTGTCAACAGAAAAGAGTAAAAGAAGCACCTCCAGCATGTCGTCCAAAGTTGTCCCAGTGAATCCTAGACTATTGAAGGCTGGAATGAACGCTCCCAGATGCCTTTCGACGAGCGATTTGTCCACCTACAAAGGTAGTATGTTTAGTGAAAGCAGCCAGGACTATCAGAACATTTGCTCTCGCCTCAACTCGGTGAAAGTGACTGAAATATTAGACAGAAATGGGGCAGACCTGACGGATCACGATAGAAGAATTTTACATTGTATGGTTTTGAAGCGCATCAAAGAGATTGAACGATTGGAAGAATCGGTACTGGCGAAACAATGTTGGGAGCAGGAGAAACTGTGTCGAAAAACGCTTCTCGATGAACAGGAACGTAATTATAAAAAAGCAATTCGTCAAAAAAGGAATATAGAACAAATTGAAATTCGTAACCGAAAACAGCGACTGGAGCGACTCGAACAGCAGCAGATCGAGAAAATCCAGAATGAGATAACCGAAAAGGATATCCGCTCGAGCAGTCTGCTGAAGACGCTGGAAATTCAAAAAGGTATTAAGGAGTGCGAGAAGAAAAGCCGCGAATTGAAGCGAATGGAGGAGGCTACCATCAATCAGGAGGAGAAAACACTGGACAAAGACATCTGGCGGCAGTCGCTGGTCGATCATCTGGAGGAACGCGTCCAGCGGGCGGACGAACTGCGTCAGCAGGTTCTCGAGGTGTACCGGCGCCGGTTGAAGATCGATAATCAACTGGAACGGAAAATGCATTCGCACAATCTCAAGCAAACGCTGGAGCAAGAGCGCTACAGGCTGATGCAGCTGAAGGAACGCATTGTGGTGCGGGAAAGTCGCTTTCAGCGATTCAAGGACAGCAGGAAACGCATTTTTGACCAGCTGAAGAGTCGAGCCAAAACGACTGCAGCCCTGAGGGACATGGTTAAGCATTCGATCAGTCCCAATACGTGCCCGAAGACGATCGCCGGAAGCCAACGGGTGTTCAGCGTGGTGCAGGTTAAGTGA
- the LOC129723244 gene encoding serendipity locus protein alpha-like, which produces MIICMAGVAIVGFQLKMIPELQEILQLIQEKLYRGYMCSKQSGIDWLNTVCGDFFKLFRVLHKFIVFEACNNVGVMKITFLCLSQIVVCIRCLEQTLMVECEKQCVLSSTRQCFLDRIVWCMAKLKALSEDSDSVERENTMESNFVNFLDLALSLVEPLTVAFESKHEINQAQQDAEAMMETAKIRSVVEALVAQTLSFGNVLNAKERTQLMGASQKVLKECISLEKESALVEGEDKPNAQSRLLKASALESAIFQLEAQVNDCLLRLVYDTFAELNQNLIGDMRSLVKNEAPEEDISSATDKFDSLVDKMMQIGLFAISYADNYKVASTIRSCLASIEALDSYLVPSIFVPCNHHSKLLEEHWSAELSMLRYHVQRIIDSNAFALALVEILDCGIDSLLCSFNVTEALTLIRQAEVFREHLEFNFSDLKLAEEPLKIHFEDFKTMVLECRAIVKCFKEDPTIDTDRILKRFRIMLIKLKKIQQTISVGKSKDASTAHTSEVQLLIPDLARTDEEKAVEQSVKDFFSSTIPRPSMTSILYRSRRGQGRSRQGSIASLGELKSFSDVTAQLRQRAETTPEKSVAGVAAGACSSRKRRNSLRVAIFKRKHNKQTAEFFDSFRSEIDFQITEILDQLNDLSTTFSQNEHVEPDTPTSNVTEEKPVTKKSITKEEIAILDDNRICINITTDI; this is translated from the exons ATGATTATTTGTATGGCAGGGGTGGCAATCGTTGGATTTCAACTTAAAATGATTCCAGAATTACAGGAAATTCTGCAGCTGATACAGGAGAAACTGTATCGTGGTTATATGTGTTCGAAACAAAGTGGAATCGACTGGCTTAAT ACGGTTTGTGGAGATTTCTTCAAACTTTTTCGGGTCTTGCACAAATTTATAGTATTTGAAGCGTGCAACAATGTTGGTGTtatgaaaattacatttctctGTTTGTCACAAATAGTGGTATGCATTCGGTGTTTGGAGCAGACGTTGATGGTTGAATGCGAAAAACAATGTGTTTTATCG TCAACTCGGCAATGTTTTCTGGACAGGATAGTTTGGTGTATGGCGAAGCTGAAAGCTTTGTCAGAGGATTCAGATTCTGTAGAGCGTGAAAACacaatggaatcaaattttgtTAACTTTCTCGATTTGGCACTCAGTTTGGTCGAACCTCTTACGGTTGCTTTTGAAAGTAAGCACGAAATCAATCAAGCACAGCAAGATGCTGAAGCTATGATGGAAACGGCAAAGATAAGATCGGTTGTAGAAGCCCTTGTTGCACAAACGCTCTCCTTCGGTAATGTTTTAAATGCGAAGGAACGAACTCAGCTAATGGGCGCCAGTCAAAAAGTGCTGAAGGAATGCATTTCATTGGAAAAGGAATCGGCGCTGGTAGAGGGAGAGGATAAACCAAACGCCCAGAGTCGTCTTCTGAAAGCAAGTGCTTTAGAAAGCGCTATTTTTCAGCTAGAAGCACAAGTTAATGACTGTCTGCTGCGGCTGGTGTACGATACGTTTGCTGAGTTAAATCAGAATTTGATTGGAGACATGAGAAGTTTGGTGAAGAATGAAGCACCAGAAGAAGATATCAGTTCTGCTACTGATAAGTTTGATTCACTTGTGGATAAGATGATGCAAATAGGATTATTCGCAATATCTTACGCTGATAATTATAAGG TTGCTTCAACGATTAGAAGCTGTTTAGCGTCGATAGAGGCTTTGGACTCTTATCTTGTTCCCTCCATTTTTGTACCCTGTAATCACCATTCCAAGCTGCTGGAAGAACACTGGTCTGCCGAACTTTCCATGCTTCGGTACCACGTTCAAAGGATAATAGACAGTAATGCTTTCGCGTTGGCTCTAGTGGAGATATTGGACTGTGGCATAGACTCGCTCCTGTGCAGTTTCAATGTGACGGAAGCGTTGACACTGATTCGGCAAGCGGAGGTTTTCAGGGAGCATTtggaatttaatttttcagATTTGAAGTTGGCCGAGGAACCGCTGAAAATTCACTTCGAAGACTTCAAAACGATGGTACTTGAATGTAGGGCTATTGTAAAGTGTTTCAAGGAAGATCCAACGATTGATACAGATCGTATTCTTAAGAGATTTCGGATAATGttgataaaactgaaaaaaattcaacaaacaATCAGTGTTGGTAAATCGAAAGATGCATCAACAGCTCATACAAGCGAAGTACAGCTGCTCATTCCGGATTTGGCTAGAACCGACGAGGAAAAAGCTGTGGAGCAGAGCGTTAAAGATTTCTTTTCTAGCACCATTCCGCGACCCTCAATGACTAGCATTTTGTACCGCAGCCGACGTGGGCAGGGTCGTTCCCGGCAAGGTTCTATTGCTTCACTCGGAGAGTTAAAGAGTTTTTCAGATGTAACGGCTCAATTGCGTCAGCGCGCGGAAACAACTCCGGAAAAAAGCGTTGCAGGTGTGGCGGCAGGAGCATGTTCTAGCAGGAAACGAAGAAATAGCCTGCGGGTGGCAATCTTCAAGCGGAAGCACAACAAACAGACGGCGGAGTTTTTTGACAGTTTTCGAAGTGAAATCGACTTTCAGATTACGG AAATTTTGGACCAACTTAATGATCTTTCAACCACATTTTCCCAAAACGAACATGTGGAGCCTGATACTCCGACTAGCAATGTCACTGAGGAGAAACCAGTTACCAAAAAGTCTATCACCAAAGAGGAGATAGCAATTTTGGACGATAATAGAATTTGTATTAATATAACTACcgatatttga